From Halobacterium sp. R2-5, the proteins below share one genomic window:
- a CDS encoding rubredoxin-like domain-containing protein has product MSQDTPSVSLGTVVYGEDGERLGTVRGFDDSGFYVTTAEGIESLSVEHERAGHEFGEGELMWRCSECGEMGELRESFPEECPSCGAEKEAIYYWIED; this is encoded by the coding sequence ATGAGCCAGGACACACCTAGCGTCAGTCTCGGGACGGTCGTGTACGGCGAGGACGGCGAACGGCTCGGTACCGTCCGCGGGTTCGACGACAGCGGCTTCTACGTCACCACCGCGGAGGGCATCGAGTCGCTGTCCGTCGAACACGAGCGCGCCGGCCACGAATTCGGCGAGGGCGAACTGATGTGGCGGTGCTCGGAGTGTGGCGAGATGGGCGAACTCCGGGAGTCGTTCCCCGAGGAGTGCCCGAGCTGCGGCGCCGAGAAGGAAGCCATCTACTACTGGATAGAGGACTGA